The DNA window GCATCGCCAAAAGTATCGACccagattttttttgtttactCAGTCTTATATTTACCATACAAATAATCGCGCGAAAAAGCTTTTgcatgaaaataatataattatCATgtatctatatatatatgcacattgatatttatttaatctAAACTTTCAGAGAGCCATTAATATCGTAAGTAGATCTTGATCTGATGTAAGGGTCCAATTctgaataattttgatacaGCTTTTCGCCCAAAGTTATCCTTTCTTGCCAGAATCTCTTAGAgctttcatcattttcactttcaatCCATTGTACTGTCAATAGTTTGTATTCCTCGATgatttgttttcttttagTGATAACATTATCACGAGTCGTTAGGTCATTGAGCTTTGAATCAAAGGAGCCATCTGGAGCAAtgtaattttcaaaatcaaattctttttcaccATCTAAATATCTTGGAAGTTGCTCAgtattgatatatttactAAGCTCATTGATGTTTTTCGtgaaaacaatttttgagGCAACCACTGGATCtaaccaattttttataatattccAAACTGGATTGAATAACCATGGCGCCttgtgtatatataaatggCCTAAACATTCGGGATAATGCGCTTCAAAACAAGTAATTAGAAACTTGACAGGAGCATAATCCATATTGGACAGACTGAATCCAGTTAAATCGAACAAAATCGAGATTGAGTCCAATTTCATGAAGAGTCTTGAAAGTTCTATAACCAAAAGTGCAAATTTTTCCAGTTCAGCCTCTGTTTGATCCGAAGAATAGTGATATCTAGGTCTGACAATGATGTACGGTCTATTCTGGACGTCGtatccaaaaataatagCTTTTTGTAgttccaaatttttgattaatCCAGGTTCTTTACCGCCATCCTTAAATGCACTATATTCACCGCCATTAAGTAAGGCGTTCAATTGATGTTTTTCACGGAACTTTAAAGTATGAGCCAGCATCCTTGTTGCCTTTGAAGAGTCATATTTTCTTGCTCTGGAAAATCTATATATC is part of the Kazachstania africana CBS 2517 chromosome 1, complete genome genome and encodes:
- the CSR1 gene encoding Csr1p (similar to Saccharomyces cerevisiae CSR1 (YLR380W); ancestral locus Anc_4.234), which encodes MDGGQLQQTPNYNDITKEKERALKQVWTYLLHSWNVEVDGTKAFKEEEKEKRVDDNKKKSSSIFGRWSSSSTQLQKDDSDNSTAGKYCKGMVHPSMAELDSTHSENEFWNMLRVDHPDSMIYRFSRARKYDSSKATRMLAHTLKFREKHQLNALLNGGEYSAFKDGGKEPGLIKNLELQKAIIFGYDVQNRPYIIVRPRYHYSSDQTEAELEKFALLVIELSRLFMKLDSISILFDLTGFSLSNMDYAPVKFLITCFEAHYPECLGHLYIHKAPWLFNPVWNIIKNWLDPVVASKIVFTKNINELSKYINTEQLPRYLDGEKEFDFENYIAPDGSFDSKLNDLTTRDNVITKRKQIIEEYKLLTVQWIESENDESSKRFWQERITLGEKLYQNYSELDPYIRSRSTYDINGSLKV